A stretch of the Chitiniphilus purpureus genome encodes the following:
- the rpoH gene encoding RNA polymerase sigma factor RpoH: protein MSHSLTLPVLSGGDSIESYIQRVNAIPLLTAEEETDLATRLRRDNDLEAAGRLVMSHLRVVVSIARGYAGYGLPQADLIQEGNIGLMKAVKRFEPARGVRLFSFAVHWIKAEIHEYILRNWRLVRVATTKAQRKLFFNLRSMKNGFAALTHKQAQEIADDLGVKPEEVLEMDMRMTGQDVALLADEGDEDGFAPIDWLADSDSEPVATIQRRAHDRLQSEGIAEALDTLDARSRRIVEARWLADDGEGKTLHDLAAEFNVSAERIRQIESKALQKMKQALVPV, encoded by the coding sequence ATGAGCCACAGTCTCACCCTTCCCGTGCTCTCTGGCGGCGACAGCATCGAGTCGTACATTCAGCGCGTCAATGCCATTCCGTTGCTCACGGCCGAAGAGGAGACCGACCTGGCCACCCGCCTGCGCCGCGACAACGACCTGGAAGCTGCCGGCAGGCTGGTCATGTCCCACCTGCGGGTCGTGGTGTCGATCGCGCGTGGCTACGCCGGCTATGGGCTGCCGCAGGCCGACCTGATCCAGGAAGGCAATATCGGGCTGATGAAGGCGGTCAAGCGCTTTGAACCCGCGCGCGGTGTGCGACTGTTCTCGTTCGCCGTGCATTGGATCAAGGCGGAGATCCACGAATACATCCTGCGCAACTGGCGCCTGGTGCGCGTCGCCACCACCAAGGCGCAGCGCAAGCTCTTTTTCAACCTGCGCTCGATGAAGAACGGCTTTGCCGCGCTGACCCACAAGCAGGCGCAGGAGATCGCCGACGACCTGGGGGTGAAACCCGAGGAAGTGCTGGAAATGGATATGCGCATGACCGGCCAGGACGTGGCCCTGCTGGCCGACGAAGGCGACGAGGACGGTTTCGCCCCGATCGACTGGCTGGCCGACAGCGACAGCGAGCCGGTTGCCACCATCCAGCGCCGCGCGCATGACCGGCTGCAGTCCGAAGGCATTGCCGAGGCGCTGGATACGCTGGATGCACGCAGTCGCCGCATTGTCGAGGCACGCTGGCTGGCCGACGATGGCGAAGGCAAGACGCTGCATGATCTGGCCGCCGAATTCAACGTCTCGGCCGAGCGTATCCGGCAGATCGAATCGAAGGCGCTGCAGAAGATGAAGCAGGCGTTGGTGCCGGTCTGA
- the ftsX gene encoding permease-like cell division protein FtsX, translating into MRHWLRLNLLALGYTLRGLVRHPGSSMLNLLVVGVTAAFPYGLYLLLASLGSVAGHMAVEPQLSIFLRAGASTAQVGEVKELLAADARVAHVRFVPRDEALRELQARTGSSDLLAGLTENPLPDAFFATARLDADAAGLAALQTLLARQPAVEEVQLDSAWAQRLERLLGVGRVALQVLALLLAVALALIAGNAIRMQILTRRDEIEVAKLIGATDAFIRRPFMYTAALQGLLGGALACAIVGVALDALNPAVGELAAAYGQRFALQLPRLIDAAVVCGTTVLLSLTGAWLAVWRHLRRFH; encoded by the coding sequence ATGAGACATTGGCTGCGTCTGAACCTGCTGGCCCTGGGCTACACGCTGCGCGGATTGGTGCGCCATCCGGGGAGCAGCATGCTCAACCTGCTGGTCGTCGGCGTCACGGCGGCGTTTCCGTATGGCCTGTATCTGCTGCTGGCCAGTCTGGGATCGGTGGCCGGTCACATGGCGGTCGAACCGCAGCTGTCGATCTTCCTGCGCGCCGGCGCCAGCACCGCGCAGGTCGGTGAGGTGAAGGAACTGCTCGCCGCCGATGCGCGGGTGGCCCATGTGCGCTTCGTGCCGCGTGACGAGGCGCTGCGCGAGCTGCAGGCACGCACCGGCAGCAGTGATCTGCTGGCCGGCCTGACCGAAAACCCGTTGCCCGACGCGTTCTTCGCCACCGCGCGCCTCGATGCCGACGCGGCCGGACTGGCTGCGCTGCAGACGCTGCTGGCGCGCCAGCCTGCGGTCGAGGAGGTGCAGCTCGACTCGGCCTGGGCACAGCGGCTGGAGCGCCTGCTCGGCGTCGGGCGCGTGGCGCTGCAGGTCTTGGCGCTGCTGCTGGCGGTGGCGCTGGCGCTGATTGCCGGCAACGCGATCAGGATGCAGATCCTGACCCGGCGCGACGAGATCGAGGTCGCCAAGCTGATCGGGGCGACCGATGCCTTCATCCGCCGCCCGTTCATGTACACCGCCGCGCTGCAGGGCCTGCTGGGCGGTGCGCTGGCCTGCGCCATCGTCGGCGTCGCGCTCGATGCGCTCAATCCGGCGGTGGGCGAACTGGCCGCCGCCTATGGCCAGCGCTTTGCGCTGCAGTTGCCCAGGCTGATCGATGCCGCCGTGGTATGCGGCACCACCGTGCTGCTCAGCCTGACCGGCGCATGGCTTGCGGTGTGGCGCCATCTGCGGCGCTTCCATTGA
- the rsmD gene encoding 16S rRNA (guanine(966)-N(2))-methyltransferase RsmD produces the protein MNRAPRNQLRIVGGEYRRRVLRFPDAQDLRPTPDRVRETLFNWLGQDLTGRHCLDLFAGSGALGFEAASRNAARVVMVEQARPVHAALAANRHLLGAERIELVQAEALGWLARCADRFDVVFLDPPFGSDLLARVLPLLPARLRDGGQVYAECARWPDLTGWQTLRQGQAGTVHYALLRPVS, from the coding sequence GTGAACCGGGCGCCGCGCAACCAGTTGCGCATCGTCGGCGGCGAGTATCGGCGGCGGGTGCTGCGCTTTCCGGACGCACAGGATCTGCGCCCCACGCCGGACCGGGTGCGCGAAACGCTGTTCAACTGGCTGGGACAGGACCTGACCGGCCGACATTGCCTGGATCTCTTCGCCGGCAGCGGCGCGCTCGGCTTCGAGGCGGCCAGCCGCAATGCGGCGCGGGTGGTGATGGTGGAGCAGGCCCGGCCGGTGCATGCCGCCCTGGCGGCCAACCGTCATCTGCTCGGCGCCGAGCGGATCGAGCTGGTCCAGGCCGAGGCGCTCGGGTGGCTTGCCCGCTGTGCCGACCGGTTCGACGTGGTCTTTCTCGACCCGCCGTTCGGCTCCGATCTGCTGGCCCGGGTGCTGCCGCTGCTGCCGGCGCGGCTGCGCGACGGCGGGCAGGTGTATGCCGAATGCGCACGCTGGCCGGACCTGACCGGTTGGCAGACCCTGCGCCAGGGCCAGGCCGGCACGGTGCACTACGCCTTGCTGCGCCCCGTTTCCTGA
- a CDS encoding homoserine kinase, with the protein MSVFTTVTAEDLQPFLKRYAIGQLVDLQGIAAGVTNTNYFVTTSHGRYVLTLFETLKAEELPFYVNLMAHLAQHGIAVASPIANLDDDYIDTLNGRPTLLVTCMPGRVIDTPTPVQCAQVGEMLAQMHRAAAHYHGRMANPRGLAWWQAAATAVYERMAPADAALLRRELAAQAAADFTALPQGVVHADLFRDNVLMDGEQVGGFIDFYYACNDALLYDVAITLNDWCVTVDGDIDTARARALLVGYGAVRPFTAAEIAAWPLMLRAAALRFWTSRLLDFHQPAAGEMTFAKDPGHFQRVLSHHLARRDFWLA; encoded by the coding sequence ATGTCCGTCTTCACCACCGTCACCGCCGAAGATCTGCAGCCCTTCCTCAAACGCTACGCCATCGGCCAGCTGGTCGATCTGCAGGGAATCGCCGCCGGGGTCACCAACACCAACTACTTCGTCACCACCTCGCACGGCCGTTATGTGCTGACGTTGTTCGAAACGCTGAAGGCCGAGGAGCTGCCGTTCTACGTGAACCTGATGGCGCACCTGGCGCAGCATGGGATCGCGGTCGCCTCGCCGATCGCCAATCTGGACGACGACTACATCGACACGCTGAACGGCCGCCCGACGCTGCTGGTCACCTGCATGCCCGGGCGCGTGATCGACACGCCGACACCGGTGCAATGCGCGCAGGTGGGCGAAATGCTGGCGCAGATGCATCGCGCCGCCGCGCACTACCACGGCCGTATGGCCAACCCGCGTGGCCTTGCCTGGTGGCAGGCGGCGGCCACTGCGGTCTATGAGCGGATGGCGCCTGCCGACGCCGCGCTGTTGCGGCGCGAACTGGCGGCGCAGGCCGCCGCCGACTTCACCGCCCTGCCGCAGGGGGTGGTGCACGCCGACCTGTTCCGCGACAACGTGCTGATGGACGGCGAGCAGGTGGGCGGCTTCATCGATTTTTACTACGCCTGCAATGACGCCTTGCTCTACGACGTCGCGATCACGCTCAATGACTGGTGCGTCACCGTCGACGGCGACATCGACACGGCGCGCGCCCGTGCCCTGCTCGTGGGCTACGGTGCGGTGCGGCCGTTCACCGCCGCCGAGATTGCGGCCTGGCCACTGATGCTGCGTGCCGCGGCACTACGCTTCTGGACCTCGCGCCTGCTGGATTTCCACCAGCCGGCCGCAGGCGAGATGACCTTTGCCAAGGACCCGGGCCACTTCCAGCGCGTGCTGTCGCACCACCTGGCGCGCCGCGACTTCTGGCTTGCATAA
- the ftsE gene encoding cell division ATP-binding protein FtsE — MIQFQQVSKRYPGGFDAVKNLSFEIGDGELVFLAGHSGAGKSTLLKLIAGIEKPTAGAVLVKGQNVARLGRAALPYVRRHIGLIFQDHKILYDRSVFDNVRLPLDIIGFSGPEVKRRVLAALDKVGLGGKDALNPVALSGGEQQRLCIARAVVHRPAILLADEPTANLDRDYAHDILELFKSFHQVGVTLVIAAHDESLMADYGRRILRLKSGQFTA; from the coding sequence ATGATCCAGTTCCAGCAAGTCAGCAAGCGGTATCCCGGTGGTTTCGATGCCGTGAAGAACCTCAGCTTCGAAATCGGCGACGGCGAGCTGGTGTTTCTCGCCGGCCATTCGGGTGCGGGCAAGTCCACGTTGCTCAAGCTCATCGCCGGCATCGAAAAGCCCACCGCCGGCGCCGTGCTGGTCAAGGGCCAGAACGTGGCACGCCTGGGCCGCGCCGCGCTGCCGTATGTGCGCCGGCATATCGGCCTGATCTTCCAGGACCACAAGATCCTCTACGACCGCAGCGTGTTCGACAATGTGCGGCTGCCGCTCGATATCATCGGTTTCAGCGGCCCGGAGGTGAAGCGCCGCGTGCTCGCGGCGCTGGACAAGGTAGGGCTTGGCGGCAAGGACGCGCTCAATCCGGTGGCGCTCTCCGGCGGCGAGCAGCAACGGCTGTGCATTGCCCGTGCCGTGGTGCACCGACCGGCAATCCTGCTGGCCGACGAACCCACCGCCAACCTGGACCGCGACTACGCGCACGACATCCTGGAACTCTTCAAATCCTTCCATCAGGTGGGGGTGACGCTGGTGATCGCGGCGCACGACGAATCGCTGATGGCCGACTACGGCCGACGCATCCTGCGGCTGAAAAGCGGCCAGTTCACCGCGTGA
- a CDS encoding M16 family metallopeptidase, which produces MAIERCGKAWAAALLLLSGAAAQAGLIPPVQHWQTPNGVPVYLVERHELPVIDLKIDLDAGASRSPPEQPGLASLALYGLMDKDLQPYEWRSPYQLLTDSGNQYGVELRRDRASIEYRMVSTQGSPRTLVDTLARQLSEPRYPFDSFKVRRDWLAGQLSAKPEQSTVSRNLALQLFGTHPLARVDRMTPDNVKDIGNSDTRAFYRRYYVPGNVTLTFVGDLNRAQAEAMAEALTRFLPKGEAAAPLPEPTMPKAQAGEAARIVRQKNQSTIELAQLLALDRHDDDMAAVVLGNYMLGSAGFQSRLMRELREQRGLTYNVSSALDIQRNVSLLSVTLTTRNEQADAALALLREQITRFTREGPSEAEVTEARDRYLRSMNYWGNTNEALLSLVSNLGYYKLPLDYYDRFAARIAQLDAAQIKAAWQRHVDPEGFRVAIEGPAPAAKEAQ; this is translated from the coding sequence ATGGCCATTGAACGCTGCGGCAAGGCCTGGGCCGCCGCATTGCTGTTGCTGTCCGGCGCGGCCGCGCAGGCCGGCCTGATCCCGCCGGTCCAGCACTGGCAGACCCCGAACGGCGTACCGGTCTATCTGGTCGAGCGTCACGAATTGCCGGTGATCGACCTGAAGATCGACCTCGATGCCGGCGCCAGCCGCTCGCCGCCGGAGCAGCCGGGGCTGGCCAGCCTGGCGCTGTACGGCTTGATGGACAAGGACCTGCAGCCGTACGAATGGCGCTCGCCGTACCAGTTGCTGACCGACAGCGGCAACCAGTACGGCGTCGAGCTGCGCCGCGACCGTGCCAGCATCGAATACCGCATGGTCAGCACCCAGGGCAGCCCGCGCACCCTGGTGGACACATTGGCCAGGCAGCTCTCCGAGCCGCGCTATCCCTTTGACTCCTTCAAGGTGCGGCGCGACTGGCTGGCCGGGCAGCTCAGCGCCAAGCCCGAGCAATCGACGGTCAGCCGCAATCTGGCGCTGCAGCTGTTTGGCACCCATCCGCTGGCGCGGGTCGACCGGATGACCCCCGACAACGTCAAGGACATCGGCAATTCGGACACGCGGGCGTTCTATCGCCGCTACTACGTGCCCGGCAACGTCACCCTCACCTTCGTCGGCGATCTCAACCGCGCCCAGGCCGAGGCGATGGCCGAGGCGCTCACGCGCTTCCTGCCCAAGGGCGAGGCCGCCGCGCCGTTGCCCGAACCGACGATGCCCAAGGCCCAGGCCGGCGAGGCGGCACGCATCGTGCGGCAGAAGAACCAGAGCACCATCGAGCTGGCACAGTTGCTGGCCCTGGACCGGCACGACGACGACATGGCCGCGGTGGTGCTGGGCAACTACATGCTGGGCAGCGCCGGCTTCCAGTCGCGGCTGATGCGCGAACTGCGCGAGCAGCGCGGGCTCACCTACAACGTGAGCAGCGCACTCGACATCCAGCGCAACGTCAGCCTGTTGAGCGTCACCCTCACCACCCGCAACGAGCAGGCGGACGCGGCGTTGGCGCTGTTGCGCGAGCAGATCACACGCTTCACCCGCGAAGGGCCGTCCGAGGCGGAAGTCACCGAGGCACGCGACCGCTACCTGCGCAGCATGAACTACTGGGGCAACACCAACGAAGCGTTGCTTTCGCTGGTCTCCAACCTGGGCTATTACAAGCTGCCGCTGGACTACTACGACCGCTTCGCAGCGCGGATCGCCCAACTTGACGCCGCACAGATCAAGGCGGCTTGGCAGCGCCATGTCGACCCGGAGGGGTTCCGCGTCGCCATCGAAGGTCCGGCCCCCGCAGCCAAGGAAGCGCAGTGA
- a CDS encoding M16 family metallopeptidase, with amino-acid sequence MKSKNEQPAAAALPHPLLASTVVQLENGMTVVLHEDHRAPVIELQLWYRIGAVDEPAGLTGISHALEHMMFRGTPNVPAGEYHARVGRLGGQNNAFTTRDYTYYFVTLPSSDLETALQLEADRMQNLTLSETLFATEIEVVKEERRLSTENNAFRAFSEQMQGMVYADSAMRNPVVGHMQDLQRMKVADLRDWYGQWYAPNNAILVLAGDFDPAKARTLIEHHFGGIAKRALPERAAAGQATALKQQRLALKKPSASSLITFQWRLSPDMPPGDLAALDVLAEMLANDYQERRLALASDSLYASFDFPSRTEPSFVFSATPADSASLSELEAAMDNQISLLHGAGLYREMLERAQQRMLARNYFSYDALSNRARELGLLALYGMTPRQYADHLGRMQQVTLQDLERVVKRYLGNERRVVGVLEALPLDQVQAGTSGVVHGH; translated from the coding sequence TTGAAATCCAAGAATGAACAGCCGGCAGCGGCTGCGCTGCCACATCCACTGCTGGCAAGCACCGTGGTCCAGCTTGAAAACGGGATGACGGTGGTGCTGCACGAGGACCACCGCGCGCCGGTGATCGAGCTGCAACTGTGGTACCGCATCGGGGCCGTCGACGAGCCGGCCGGTCTCACCGGGATCTCGCACGCGCTGGAGCACATGATGTTCCGCGGCACTCCCAATGTGCCGGCCGGCGAATACCACGCGCGCGTGGGACGCCTGGGCGGGCAGAACAACGCCTTCACCACGCGCGACTACACCTACTATTTCGTGACGCTGCCGTCATCCGACCTCGAAACCGCGCTGCAGCTGGAAGCAGACCGGATGCAGAACCTCACGCTGTCGGAAACGCTTTTTGCCACCGAGATCGAAGTGGTCAAGGAAGAACGCCGGCTGAGCACCGAGAACAATGCGTTCCGTGCGTTCAGCGAGCAGATGCAGGGCATGGTCTACGCCGATTCGGCAATGCGCAATCCAGTGGTTGGCCATATGCAGGACCTGCAGCGCATGAAGGTGGCGGACCTGCGTGACTGGTACGGTCAATGGTACGCCCCCAACAATGCGATCCTGGTGCTGGCCGGCGATTTCGATCCGGCCAAGGCACGTACGCTGATCGAGCACCATTTCGGTGGCATCGCCAAGCGGGCGCTGCCCGAGCGCGCGGCGGCCGGGCAGGCGACGGCCCTCAAGCAGCAGCGGCTCGCACTCAAGAAGCCGTCGGCCTCCAGCCTGATCACCTTCCAGTGGCGCCTGTCGCCGGACATGCCGCCCGGCGATCTGGCTGCGCTGGACGTGCTTGCCGAAATGCTGGCCAACGATTACCAGGAACGCCGGCTTGCGCTCGCCAGCGACAGCCTGTACGCCAGCTTCGACTTCCCGAGCCGCACCGAACCCAGCTTCGTCTTCAGCGCCACCCCGGCCGATTCGGCCTCGCTCTCCGAGCTGGAGGCGGCGATGGACAACCAGATCAGCCTGCTGCACGGCGCCGGGCTGTACCGCGAGATGCTGGAACGCGCACAGCAGCGCATGCTGGCACGCAACTATTTCTCGTACGACGCCCTGTCCAACCGGGCACGCGAGCTGGGCCTGCTGGCCCTGTACGGCATGACGCCGCGCCAGTACGCCGACCACCTGGGCCGGATGCAGCAGGTGACGCTGCAGGACCTGGAACGGGTGGTCAAGCGCTACCTGGGCAACGAGCGCCGCGTGGTGGGCGTGCTCGAAGCGTTGCCACTGGACCAGGTACAGGCCGGCACAAGCGGAGTGGTGCATGGCCATTGA
- a CDS encoding M14 family metallopeptidase — MIQLSCAFDSGAITVLSCNDPADMRIALRPDNAAHFKQWFHFRASGVKGVHCAYTLIDAGEAAYPGGWDGYAVRASYDRRHWFCVPTQHEAGQLHFNHVPDHDTVYYAYFEPYGWERHLDLIARAQSTAPWCHAIRLGQTLEGRDLDLLRIGEPDPGKRNIWVIARQHPGESMAEWFAEGLIDALLDAAHAPTRALLQTAVFHIVPNMNPDGSVRGNLRTNAAGANLNREWATPSATRSPEVLLVRQKMREVGVDAFLDVHGDETIPHNFVAGCEGNPSFSTRQCRLQDAFKGAWLAASPDFQTDHGYQDREFGPEQMTLATNWVGDAFDCLAFTIEMPFKDTAGHPSPATGWNGERSRQLGASVLLPLLAVCGQLR, encoded by the coding sequence ATGATCCAGCTCTCCTGCGCCTTCGATTCAGGCGCCATCACCGTGCTGTCGTGCAACGATCCGGCCGACATGCGCATTGCGCTGCGGCCGGACAACGCCGCCCATTTCAAGCAGTGGTTCCACTTTCGCGCGAGCGGCGTCAAGGGTGTGCACTGTGCCTACACGCTCATCGACGCCGGAGAAGCCGCCTATCCGGGTGGCTGGGACGGCTATGCGGTGCGTGCCTCGTACGACAGGCGGCACTGGTTCTGCGTCCCCACGCAGCATGAGGCGGGCCAGCTGCACTTCAACCATGTCCCTGATCACGACACGGTGTACTACGCCTATTTCGAGCCCTACGGCTGGGAGCGCCACCTCGATCTGATCGCCCGCGCGCAGTCCACCGCGCCGTGGTGCCACGCGATACGCCTGGGGCAGACGCTGGAGGGGCGCGATCTCGATCTGCTGCGCATCGGCGAGCCGGACCCCGGCAAGCGCAATATCTGGGTGATCGCCCGCCAGCATCCGGGCGAGAGCATGGCCGAATGGTTTGCAGAAGGGCTGATCGACGCATTGCTCGACGCCGCGCACGCGCCGACACGCGCGCTGCTGCAGACCGCGGTGTTCCATATCGTGCCGAACATGAACCCGGATGGCAGCGTGCGCGGCAACCTGCGCACCAACGCTGCCGGCGCCAACCTCAACCGCGAGTGGGCCACACCCAGCGCCACGCGCAGCCCTGAAGTGCTGCTGGTACGGCAAAAGATGCGCGAGGTCGGCGTGGATGCATTTCTGGACGTGCATGGCGACGAAACCATCCCGCACAACTTCGTCGCCGGCTGCGAAGGCAATCCGTCGTTCTCCACCCGCCAGTGCCGGCTGCAGGATGCGTTCAAGGGCGCCTGGCTTGCCGCCAGTCCGGACTTCCAGACCGACCATGGCTACCAAGACCGTGAATTCGGCCCGGAGCAGATGACGCTGGCAACCAACTGGGTCGGCGACGCCTTCGATTGCCTGGCGTTCACCATCGAGATGCCGTTCAAGGATACGGCCGGGCATCCGTCACCCGCGACAGGGTGGAACGGCGAGCGCAGCCGGCAGCTTGGCGCTTCGGTACTCCTGCCGTTGCTGGCGGTCTGCGGGCAACTGCGCTGA
- a CDS encoding DUF2782 domain-containing protein, with the protein MRTPYAMRLAVCQIALIAAVIAPFTLADDVPPPLPAEDSEGVAAEEPEVRIVEKGDATVAEYRIHGKLYMMKVMPRIGPAYYLIDREGNGRFERDDTGGPDLAVPRWVLFSW; encoded by the coding sequence ATGAGGACCCCGTACGCCATGCGCCTTGCCGTCTGCCAGATCGCGCTCATCGCCGCTGTCATCGCCCCTTTCACCCTGGCGGACGACGTGCCGCCGCCGCTGCCCGCCGAAGACAGCGAAGGCGTGGCGGCCGAGGAACCGGAAGTACGGATCGTCGAGAAGGGCGACGCCACGGTGGCCGAGTACCGCATCCACGGCAAGCTCTACATGATGAAGGTCATGCCCAGGATCGGCCCCGCCTACTATCTGATCGACCGCGAAGGCAACGGACGCTTCGAGCGCGACGACACCGGCGGCCCCGATCTGGCGGTACCGCGCTGGGTGTTGTTCAGCTGGTAA
- a CDS encoding FAD-binding oxidoreductase: MNDFLSDLSALLGAGGVLTGQASAGYLLDQRRRWQGVALAVARPRHTDEVAALVKLCAAHGVSIVPQGGNTSLCGGATPDASGRQLLVSFERMNRIVAVDAANDTITAEAGATIAQVQQAARAANRLFPAEWAASASSQVGGALATNAGGVNVLHYGNMRELTLGLEVVLADGRVWNGLRGLRKDNTGYDLKHLFIGAEGTLGLITQAVFRLYPQPAAHATALVNVAGPAAAVALLRGLQAAIGDRVTSFELISRRCWELLARYCPELPQPHATPPAWCVLVEISDAGADAALLERLAQALVDLGFEDALVAHSPGDAQAFWALRESIPEAQRRRGVSIKHDIAVPISAIPAFLEQAEQAVKSGFPGADIVAFGHVGDGNLHYNVFLDDQTNSVYCHEPAINRLVYGVVAQLEGTLSAEHGIGVLKRDELAHYRSPLELELMRLIKTALDPAGRLNPDKVIRLEPPAGGTAAPD, from the coding sequence TTGAACGACTTTCTATCCGATCTTTCCGCCTTGCTCGGCGCGGGTGGCGTGCTGACCGGCCAAGCGAGCGCCGGCTATCTGCTCGACCAGCGACGCCGCTGGCAAGGTGTGGCGCTGGCCGTGGCCCGGCCGCGTCATACCGATGAGGTGGCCGCCCTGGTCAAGCTGTGCGCGGCCCATGGCGTCAGCATCGTGCCGCAGGGGGGCAACACCAGCCTGTGCGGCGGTGCCACCCCTGACGCCTCGGGCAGGCAGCTGCTGGTGTCGTTCGAGCGGATGAACCGCATCGTGGCGGTCGATGCCGCCAACGACACCATCACTGCCGAAGCCGGCGCCACCATCGCCCAGGTGCAGCAGGCCGCCCGCGCCGCCAACCGGCTGTTTCCGGCTGAATGGGCAGCCAGCGCGTCCAGCCAGGTCGGCGGGGCACTGGCGACCAATGCCGGCGGCGTCAACGTGTTGCACTACGGCAACATGCGCGAGCTGACACTGGGGCTGGAGGTGGTGCTGGCCGACGGCCGGGTCTGGAACGGGCTGCGCGGGCTGCGCAAGGACAACACCGGCTATGACCTGAAGCATCTGTTCATCGGTGCCGAGGGCACGCTGGGCCTGATCACCCAGGCAGTGTTCCGGCTCTATCCCCAGCCGGCGGCACACGCCACGGCGCTGGTCAACGTAGCCGGCCCGGCGGCGGCAGTCGCCCTGCTGCGCGGCCTGCAGGCCGCCATCGGCGACCGGGTGACCTCGTTCGAACTGATTTCCCGCCGCTGCTGGGAACTGCTGGCGCGGTACTGCCCCGAGCTGCCACAGCCGCATGCCACGCCACCGGCCTGGTGCGTGCTGGTGGAGATCTCGGATGCGGGTGCGGACGCCGCGCTGCTCGAACGGCTGGCACAGGCGCTGGTCGACCTGGGTTTCGAAGACGCGCTGGTGGCGCATTCGCCCGGCGACGCGCAGGCGTTCTGGGCGCTGCGCGAATCGATCCCGGAGGCGCAGCGCCGCCGCGGTGTGTCGATCAAACACGACATCGCCGTGCCGATCTCGGCCATTCCCGCGTTCCTTGAACAGGCCGAACAGGCGGTCAAGAGCGGCTTTCCCGGCGCCGACATCGTCGCCTTCGGCCACGTGGGCGATGGCAACCTGCACTACAACGTGTTTCTGGACGACCAGACCAACAGCGTCTATTGCCACGAACCGGCGATCAACCGGCTCGTCTACGGCGTGGTGGCGCAGCTGGAAGGCACCCTGTCGGCCGAGCATGGCATCGGCGTGCTCAAGCGCGACGAATTGGCCCACTATCGCAGCCCGCTCGAGCTGGAGCTGATGCGCCTGATCAAGACAGCGCTCGATCCGGCCGGACGGCTGAACCCGGACAAGGTCATCCGCCTTGAGCCGCCCGCTGGCGGCACCGCGGCGCCGGACTGA
- the ftsY gene encoding signal recognition particle-docking protein FtsY, producing MFSFFKQKPAKPEAVAAPDAQRAEQPDAPGQPAAEPVVSQDVATVAQPQDKPKLSWAERLKAGLAKTRDALGKNLAGLFGGGQIDEALYEELETVLITADMGMDATTHLLKAVRDRVSLRGLKDATQLKSALKESLVELIAPLEAPLELGGARPFILMVAGVNGAGKTTSIGKLAKYFQSQGKSVLLAAGDTFRAAAREQLVVWGERNGVQVIAQESGDAAAVAFDAVNAAKARGVDVIIVDTAGRLPTQLHLMEEIKKVKRVVQKADADGPHEVLLVLDANNGQNALNQVKAFDDALGLTGLVLTKLDGTAKGGVIAAIAKQRPVPVRFVGVGEGIDDLRPFRAQDYVEALFE from the coding sequence ATGTTCAGTTTTTTTAAACAAAAACCGGCCAAGCCCGAAGCCGTCGCAGCCCCCGATGCGCAGAGGGCCGAACAGCCGGATGCGCCCGGGCAACCGGCGGCCGAGCCCGTTGTGTCGCAGGATGTCGCCACGGTGGCCCAGCCGCAGGACAAGCCCAAGCTGTCCTGGGCCGAGCGGCTCAAGGCGGGCCTGGCCAAGACGCGTGACGCGTTGGGCAAGAACCTGGCCGGGCTGTTCGGCGGCGGGCAGATCGACGAGGCGCTGTACGAGGAGCTGGAAACGGTGCTGATCACCGCCGACATGGGCATGGATGCGACCACGCATCTGCTCAAGGCGGTGCGTGACCGCGTCTCGCTCAGGGGGCTCAAGGATGCCACCCAGCTCAAGTCCGCGCTCAAGGAATCGCTGGTCGAGCTGATCGCGCCACTGGAGGCGCCGCTCGAACTGGGCGGCGCGCGGCCGTTCATCCTGATGGTGGCCGGCGTCAACGGTGCCGGCAAGACCACCAGCATCGGCAAGCTGGCCAAGTATTTCCAGAGCCAGGGCAAGTCGGTGCTGCTGGCGGCGGGCGACACCTTCCGCGCCGCAGCGCGCGAGCAACTGGTGGTCTGGGGCGAGCGCAATGGCGTGCAGGTGATCGCGCAGGAGTCGGGCGATGCCGCTGCCGTGGCGTTCGATGCGGTCAATGCCGCCAAGGCGCGCGGGGTGGACGTGATCATCGTCGACACCGCGGGTCGCCTGCCGACCCAGCTGCACCTGATGGAGGAGATCAAGAAGGTGAAGCGGGTGGTGCAGAAGGCCGACGCCGACGGCCCCCACGAAGTGCTGCTGGTGCTCGATGCCAACAACGGCCAGAACGCGCTCAATCAGGTGAAGGCGTTCGACGATGCGCTGGGGCTGACCGGGCTGGTGCTGACCAAGCTGGATGGCACTGCCAAGGGCGGCGTGATCGCGGCGATTGCCAAGCAACGCCCGGTGCCGGTGCGCTTCGTGGGCGTCGGCGAGGGCATCGACGACCTGCGCCCGTTCCGCGCGCAGGATTATGTCGAGGCGCTGTTCGAATGA